One window of the Benincasa hispida cultivar B227 chromosome 3, ASM972705v1, whole genome shotgun sequence genome contains the following:
- the LOC120074609 gene encoding serine/threonine-protein kinase SAPK2-like: MERYETLKDIGSGNFGVAKLVRDKWSGELYAVKYIERGQKIDEHVQREIMNHRSLKHPNIIRFKEVLLTPTHLAIVMEYAAGGELFERICNAGRFSEDEARYFFQQLISGVSYCHSMQICHRDLKLENTLLDGSSAPRLKICDFGYSKSSVLHSQPKSTVGTPAYIAPEVLSRREYDGKIADVWSCGVTLYVMLVGAYPFEDPEDPKNFRKTLQRILNVHYSIPHYVRISLECKHLLSRIFVADPETRITIPEIKKHPWFLKNLPVEFTDEGLGGMQNNGENEASQSIEEILSIIQEARKAGEGLIVGGQGQFVGGSLDMDDLDTDLDIDDLEASGDFVCALEC, translated from the exons ATGGAACGCTATGAGACACTCAAGGATATTGGGTCTGGGAATTTTGGTGTTGCTAAACTTGTGAGAGATAAATGGAGTGGCGAGCTTTATGCTGTCAAGTATATTGAGAGGGGCCAAAAG ATCGATGAGCATGTTCAGAGGGAGATAATGAATCACAGATCTTTGAAGCATCCCAATATCATAAGATTTAAGGAG GTCCTACTCACTCCCACACATCTGGCTATAGTCATGGAATATGCAGCTGGGGGAGAACTTTTTGAAAGAATATGCAACGCCGGAAGATTCAGTGAAGATGAG GCAAGATATTTTTTCCAGCAATTGATTTCAGGAGTCAGCTACTGCCATTCAATG CAAATTTGCCACAGGGATCTTAAGCTAGAGAACACACTTCTAGATGGAAGCTCAGCCCCGCGGCTCAAAATTTGCGACTTCGGCTATTCCAAG TCATCTGTGTTGCACTCCCAACCAAAATCTACTGTTGGAACCCCAGCATACATTGCACCGGAAGTTTTGTCTAGAAGAGAATACGATGGGAAG ATCGCAGATGTTTGGTCTTGTGGGGTCACTTTATATGTGATGCTGGTTGGAGCTTATCCTTTTGAAGATCCTGAAGATCCCAAAAACTTCAGAAAGACGCTCCAG AGGATTCTTAATGTCCATTACTCAATACCACACTATGTTAGAATTTCATTGGAATGCAAGCACCTCCTATCTCGAATATTCGTAGCAGATCCGGAGACG AGAATAACGATCCCAGAAATCAAGAAGCACCCATGGTTCTTGAAGAACTTGCCTGTAGAGTTCACTGACGAAGGGTTGGGAGGGATGCAGAATAATGGAGAAAATGAGGCATCACAGAGTATCGAAGAGATCCTGTCCATAATTCAAGAGGCTAGAAAGGCAGGAGAGGGGCTCATAGTTGGAGGACAAGGGCAGTTTGTTGGGGGCAGCTTGGACATGGATGACTTGGACACAGATCTTGATATCGATGATTTGGAGGCAAGTGGTGACTTTGTTTGTGCCTTGGAGTGCTAG
- the LOC120073492 gene encoding zinc finger BED domain-containing protein RICESLEEPER 1-like, producing MALLNEIKGKITLTTDMWTSNHQTKSYMAVTTHFVDDSWVLQNKIIRFIYVSSPHTSEILYEEIMECLLDWNIDRKLSSVTVDNCSTNNSMVNMLVDSLCGNLILDGSLFHMRCCAHIINLIVKDRLAMIVDGIERVRSSVSFWVHTQKKNEKFEETARQLNVYDGQMLSLDCCTRWNSTYFMLATALKYKAVFDRLKQRESKYKCFPLDQDWVLAKEICEKLKIFHHVIEIFSRSKYPTANLFFPKICKLKLAISEWTNSGIQDIRDMTSNMMSKFDKYWNKIHGVMAIAAVLDPQYQLKHEGEGDDYHARNLDGTSQNIEFDDFNDYDFWWKLNGVKYPILQEIARDILVIPLSSVASESAFSTSGRIVGKEMVKHLATVLEDVDDSDEDGVVTKVYFMGLVQLGNPVDSFLDFQISQWLWGLGATNQ from the exons ATGGCATTGTTGAATGAGATCAAAGGAAAGATTACCCTTACAACGGACATGTGGACTTCCAAccaccaaacaaaaagttatatGGCTGTCACTACTCATTTCGTTGATGATAGTTGggttttgcaaaacaaaataatcaggTTTATATATGTCTCTTCTCCACACACTTCTGAGATACTTTAtgaagaaataatggaatgtCTGTTAGATTGGAATATTGATCGAAAATTGTCATCAGTAACTGTAGATAATTGTAGTACCAATAACTCTATGGTTAATATGCTTGTTGATAGTTTGTGTGGAAACTTAATATTGGATGGGAGTTTATTTCATATGCGGTGTTGTgctcatattataaatttaattgtgAAAGATAGGTTGGCAATGATAGTAGATGGGATTGAAAGAGTACGTAGTAGTGTGTCTTTTTGGGTGCATACACAAAAAAAGAATGAGAAATTTGAGGAAACTGCTCGACAGTTGAATGTTTATGATGGTCAGATGTTGAGTCTTGATTGTTGTACTAGGTGGAATTCTACATATTTTATGTTAGCCACTGCATTAAAGTACAAAGCTGTTTTTGATCGATTAAAACAACGAGAATCAAAGTACAAGTGTTTTCCTTTGGATCAAGATTGGGTATTAGCAAAAGAGATATGTGAGAAACTGAAAATATTTCACCATGTGATTGAAATATTTTCTAGATCCAAATATCCTACTGCTAatctttttttcccaaaaatttgtaaattgaaattgGCTATTTCTGAGTGGACTAATTCTGGCATTCAAGATATCAGAGACATGACTTCAAATATGATGtcaaagtttgataagtattggaaTAAAATTCATGGGGTAATGGCCATAGCTGCAGTTTTAGATCCAC AATATCAGCTGAAGCATGAAGGTGAAGGTGATGATTATCACGCTAGAAATTTAGATGGAACCTCACAGAATAtagaatttgatgattttaatgattatgactt TTGGTGGAAATTGAATGGTGTCAAGTATCcaattttacaagaaattgcaAGAGACATATTAGTCATCCCGTTATCTAGTGTTGCATCAGAGTCTGCTTTTAGTACCAGTGGTAGGATT GTAGGAAAAGAAATGGTTAAACATTTAGCAACTGTTTTAGAAGATGTAGACGATTCTGATGAAGATGGCGTGGTGACTAAG gTATACTTCATGGGGCTTGTGCAGTTGGGAAATCCTGTTGATTCTTTTCTTGATTTTCAGATCAGTCAATGGCTTTGGGGATTGGGGGCCACTAATCAATGA